Within Ipomoea triloba cultivar NCNSP0323 chromosome 9, ASM357664v1, the genomic segment taaagctttaggtgcacgTGGTTTGCatttttaaggtgctttgtttgtgttcttaaggtgcatggtttgtatacttaaggtgcatcattatAATGTTTAAGGTGCATAACTGCACAACCGCAAGGGAACCCTTTCTCGCACCTaaacccttccatatatatatatatatatattattggtaAATCAAATCACGAATACAATGAGGGATATTTGCGTCCCACACCTCTCGACCAGTATACGAGCAAGAAGCTCTTtcatattatatgtttaacaattatgtccattttgattgggatgagtttcgaacctaagacttttcttatgaaaatcaatgagtaggttaagaataataaatagtactAAAGTTTACACACATGGAATGCAGGGAtatttaagaaaagtaaatgatataatagaaggtaaaaagtagtaaaaattattttttaaaaatactaaaatcaaaatattatgaaccattcatttcaacaaacaattataccaacattttttagttccgtTAGGAGtttaactttattggctcttattagatttGTAGATATACGCTACAATAGTGATAACATGTTGGATAGGTTGTATTCGTGTCTAATTGCACTATTTTAGTAGTTTAGGGGACCTTATTTGAGCTATTTTCATTTAGGTGACATAATTGCACTACTCTTTGTATTAAggaaatcaattttgacaactTTTCCAAAATGAAATTTAGTTAATAACCAAATACTAAAAGTCTAATCAAATAATAACAGGTCAAGAGAGTAAGATTAAAGGGAAAATATAGGAGTATGTAGCATTActaaaattttcattctttattttgcatattttagtttttttttttaacatagaAAACATGTTGCCAACCCTTCTTTTCCACGTTCATTGTCCAGATTCAATATTTAGGActataacattataaaattaatctcaaattcaaaattttgtttgattttttaaaattggtatccaaaatatttttagatatgtTTTCTTTGAGTTAAATATGtctaatatttttctttcaagTCTAATATAAGtgtattaatatttgatattcatACCAACTTTAtatgaaaatacaatatagaaaaaatgatactttttctCCTTGAATTATATACTTATAGCGTTTTTCTCTcataaattattcatatatttacATTAGCCacctcaaatattttaaaagtaacaATTTTTCTCCATGTTCTCTAAATGAACATTTTTACCGTACCCTTAAAAATAAAGGCACAACatgtatttcatttatttttgctttgcaacaaattattgcttatatgtgaGAATTAGAATAAATGCGAAAAATAGTAGACaccatttgtaaatattataattataattttaatcaaatgttagtaacattaatattataattataactaattagcgttaatgaattatttgtgtttaagtcTTAATTATATTCTGTTAGTAGCATTattaacttaaaattataattataatatttgcaaaTAGTGTCTGTTTTTTTTCGcatttgttggttttatgacttctgggtagtcaaaggcaggccaacactacctgttcGAATAGCGAGAACATAGGAAGTATGTAGGAAAATGTAgcgagagaatataggtattgtattgctcagaattgcttgTCCCTCTCTCCATGtgtggagggtctatttatacatattttgggcccaGAGCCCTACAAGGAGTAGGAGTCCTGGATCGCCCCATATTGGGACTCCCTGTTATATTCTAACTAATAGgccctaatcttgctaatatcACAAGTGTTAAGTTtaatccttatcgaactcttctgTCGCTTTGAGTTGATGGTCCTTCTTGGCTTTCTTGATCCGATTGCTTtcttgggccggtccatgtagtctaggcctagtgtattatccatcatccagtcccccactttcttggGACTTTGTGGATACGAAGTCTCTAGAAAGTATACTTGCTTTCTTGGGCTGGTCCATGTAGCCCatgcctagtgtattatccatcatccagtcctcCACTTTCTTGGGATTTTGTAAATACAAAGTCTCGGGAAAGTATAATTGTGTTTTCCTGTTTTGTTTGGTCTGCaaaattttacctttttttttttttttggacttcCACCACTATAAATACCTTACTCCCCCCTCATTTTCCACTTCTCCTTTCTCTCTAACCTCTCTCCTCCTTCCTTTCCCTCCATCCTTTTCCTCCTTCGTGCTCCACTGGTATgttttgtgctttttttttGCCTCTTCCTTTCCCTCCCTCCTATTTTCTACTATTCATTTCTTTATCCTTcatcatcatattttttttttgaaccgtTGGAAAAAATGCCTAGCTGACTGCCTTTCGTGCGGCGGCCGGCGACCGTCGATCGCCGGTAGTCAGCCCGGCTGACTGCCTCCTCACGCGAGACAGTCAGCCTCGGCTAATTGCCTCATGCGAGGCAGTCAGCCCTGTGGctgacgattttttttttttatttcttgggTTGTTTAGGCGATCGCTGCTGTTTCGGCCAACTGTAAGTGCTCTCGGGAGCGATCTCAGGAGCTGGAGGAGCTCGATGCTCGTTTTAAGGATCTCACTGTGCGGTATCAAAACCAGGTGGAGGCTTCTCTTCGCAGCCGGACTACTCACGCGGAGCTTCGGCGGGCTTGTCGGGAGGCCGAGGAGGGACGTCGTGTGGCTGAGGAGTCTCTTTTTTTCTACGGTTTCGGATTATCAAAACTCTGATACGTTTCGCCGGGATGCTTTGGCGTCCATTCGTGGGGCCTCTGATGACTTTGCCTTGATTGGCAAGGATTGGTTGGCTTCTCTAGATGGTTCTCAGTATGCGGCCGAGATGTCATTGGAGGATTATTATGAGGGATCTCGGCATATGCAGCAAGAGATCTATGCTACCCTGCAGTCTTCTAATCCTCCGTACATGCCGACTGATCTGGGGCTTCCGCCCGCTCTTCATTCTTGGGCTGATCGTTATCGAAATGAGGGCCCTGGCGCTCCGGTCCTAGGCTCAGGTGTTGCCTCAGGGGCGCATCCTCCGGGCTTTGCTTTTCCATCTGATTCGGGTGGACGACGCGAGATTCTTTTTGATTCTGCGTACCTCAACTCTGCCGCCAATCTCCAGGTTTTAGCTGACCTTTCGAATGCCGAAATTTCTCTTGGTCCTTTGGACAGTGTGGATGGTGCCGGTCCTCAGGATGTACGTGGGGACGTCAGCAGCCAGGCTCCTGGTGTttagttggtttttttttttatgtcttgCTTAGCGACTGTTATGGTATCGATGTCTTTCTTTTGTAGTACCGATGGACTTTTATGTATTCCTACTCGTTATTGTTTATGAAAACTACGATGTTCGTTTTAAGAGTTTATTTGTTCATGAAAACTTATTCATTGTGTACTCCTTGCTTTAAGAGTTTTATGTTATGGTGGGAAGATATATACCAATTGCCTAGTGcgtatgtgtttcttccacgCAGTGGTGGGAATACTAGCCTACTATTGGCTAATGGGTGTaggtcttccactcggtggtgggtatatgtttttcactcggtggtgggtgtatgtcttccactcggctCGAGTTCCATATGCGATCTATTGCCTTGCCCTCCATTGTTTCCAATTTGTAGGTGCTGGGTCTTACAATTGCTGCAATCCTGTATGGACCTTCCCAGTTTTTGGCAACCTTTCTTCCTTGGCTTGGTTGTGATGCTTGCCTATCCCTGAGTACCAAGTCGCCTAAGTCAAAGTACTTAGGCTTTACTCGAGCGTCATGGTACTTTTTTACTGCCCGTTGGTATTCCACCATTCGGCACTGGGCCACATCTCTTCGTTCTTCGAGGAAGTTCTTTTCCAGCTGCATCATCTGCTCGTTCGCTTGATCTTCGTAATGCAATGTCTTGTCCGTGGGGCTCAGGACTTCTATAGGGACTTTAGCCTCGAAATCGTATGTGAGGCTGAACGGGGTTTCTCCTGTTGCTCGACGGGGAGTAGTTCGGTAGGCCCAAAGGATGTAGTCTAGCTGGTCGACCCATGCACCTCTTTCCTCTTCTATTCGTTTCTTTAATCCATCCATGATGGTTCTGTTGGCATTTTCTACCTGCCCATTTGCTTGGAGATATGCCACCGACACTTTAGTGTGCTGAATGCCATAATTCTTGCAAAATTATGAGAAATCCTTGCTATCGAATTGACGCCCGTTATCTGTGACGAGGTGTTTGAGGATGCCAAAACGGCAAATTATTCTTTTCCATAAAAATCGGCGACATTGGTATTCTGTGATCGTTACCAGCGGCTCAACCTCCATCCACTTAGTGAAATAGTCAATGGCGACTATGCAGTACTTGTGCCGTCCTGGGGCTTGTGGTAGTGGTCCCAAAAGATCTACTCCCCATTTAGCGAAGGGTATCGCCGTGGTGACGGGGGTGTAGAAGGTTGCCGGCCTACCTTGCTTTTCTGCAAACTTCTGACAGGTTTGGCAATTCTGGACCTTTTGAATGCAATCGTGGACCATGTTGGGCCAGTAATAGCCTTGGATCAGTAATTTCCTTGCTAAGGTATTGGCTCCTTGGTGAGCGGCGCATATGCCTTTGTGGGCCTCTTCTATTACTTGTTCGGCTTCGCTGGGCTGTAAGCATTTCAGTAGCGGCCCACCGAAAGATTTTTTATACAACTGGCTACCTTCCAGCCGATAAGCTGGAGCTCTTCGTTTGATTTTGGCCGCCTGCGTGGGGTCCAGCGGAAGTTCTCCTTTGGTGATGTAGTTTGTTAATTCCTCCATCCATTTGGGTAGGGGAGGCACGCCTGCTGAGGTGACGGAGGCTACTACGAGGGATTCTGTACTAGGTGCGTAGATGATCTCCTTTCTGCAAACCTGTGATAAGTGCCTTGGGATTCCTCCCAGGGATATTTTGGACCTTAAATCTGCTTCTACGTTCTCTATTCGGGGCACGTGTTGTATTTCATGCGCCTTTAATTTTTCCAATAAGCCTTCCGTAACGTCTTTGTACATCTTTAAATTTTCCCCTCTAGTTTCAAATGTGCCTTTGATTTGTCCTACCACTAGCCGCGAGTCTGTCTTGATGCGCAGGTTGCGCGCTCCTAGCGCGACTGCCAGTCTTATGCCCCCGATTACTGCCTCATACTCTGCCTCGTTGTTGGACACCTTGAATTGGTATTCCAGGGAGTAATACACCTTGAACCCTTCTGGCGTGGTTAACATTATTCCCCCTCCGCAGTGCTTGGCGCTGGCTGCCCCGTCTGCATTTAGTTCCCACCACTCATCTGGGGCGTCGTTATTTGTTTTTCCTCTCCGATCCTGCGTTGTGCATTCTACTATGAAGTCTGCTAGTGCTTGTGCCTTGATGGAAGGTCGGGGCCTGTACTCGATTCCGTATTGTGTTAATTCTATGGCCCATTTCATCATTCGCCCCGAGGACATCGGGTTTCTCAGTATCCCCGCGAGCGGTTGGTCGGTGAGTACTTCTATTGGGTGGGCTTGGAAGTATGGGACTAACTTCCGCGTGGTGGTAAATAGGGCGTATGCCATCTTTTCTAATGGCGTGTATCGAGTTTCTGCTCCTCTCAGGAGCTTGCTCACGTAGTAGACCGGGTGTTGAGTTCCCTCTTCTCGTACTAGGACAGAGCTCAGGGCTCGCTCGCTGACTGTCATGTAAAGGTACAGGCTTTCTCCTTCTTGAGGTTCGGCCAGCAAAGGGGGGGatagcaaatatgtttttaattCTTCAAAGGAGTTTTTGCATTCTTGAGTGCATTCGAATCCTTCTCTTCTTTTAATTACTTCGAAGAAGGGTAGGGATCGCTTCGCTGACCTAGACAGGAATCGGCTTAAGGCTGCTAAGCGTCCCGTTAGCTTTTGTATCTCCAGCACACTGGTGGGTGGTTGCATGTCTAGAATGGCCCTTACCTTCTCTGGGTTGGGCTCTATTCCCCTTTGACTTACCATGTAACCCAAGAATTTACTTCCTCGGACCCCGAAGGCGCATTTCTTGGGATTTAATCGGAGGTTGTATTTCTTCATGAGTTCGAAGCAGGCTCTTAAATCCATTGCGTGCTCGGTCTCTTCCTTGCTTTTTACCAATAAATCATCCACGTAAGCTTCCATGGTTTTCCCGAGTAGGCTATGAAACACCTTAGCTACCATTCGAGTGAACGTGGCCCCTGTATTTTTTAAGCCGAACGGCATCACTTTGTAGCAGTAAACCCCGTCTGGGGTGAGGAAGGTCGTTTTCTCTTCATCCTTATCGTCCATAAATATCTGGTGGTAGCCTCTAAAAGCGTCCATGAAACTGAGTAGCGCACATCCAACCGTTTGATCTACTAACTGGTCTATCCTGGGTATGGGAAAGGGGTCTTTGGGGCATGCCTTGTTGAGGTCGGTGTAATCCACACACATCCTCCATGCAGGTGGTTTTGGCACCAATACGACATTTGCCAACCAAGCCGGGTATACCACCTCCCTGAGGTGTCCAATCTCTAATAGGGTTGCTACTTCTTTTTTCACAAACTCCCTCCGATTTGCTGCCAGGTGCCTTTTTCGTTGTACTATTGGCCGGACGGCTGGGTCTACTGATAGGCGGTGGGTAATAACTGAGGGATCTATCCCTGGCATATCTTCCAGTCCCCATGCGAACAAGATCCTATACTCTTGTAATGTCCGTAAGATATCAGATCTGGTTTCTTCTGTTAACCCCTTTCCTATCCGGAACCTTTGATCGGGCTTCGAGCTTTCTAAGGCTACTTCTTCTAATTCCGCGGCGGGTTCTGGCCTGTCCCTGGCTTCTTCCTTTGTGGTCCTTTTTGTGATGGTTTGCACTTGTAGATCTCGGCTTCCTATCTGGCGACATGTGAGGAGATAACAGGATCGTGCTGCTTGGCGATCACATCTAGCGATCCCCACTCCTTCTAGTGTTCGGAATTTCAGATATAAGTGCTTGAGCGATACTACGGCTCCTAGGTCCTCCAAACCCGGTCTTCCCAATATCACGTTGTGTGCCGATTTCAAGTCCACCACCACAAATTCCATGTTTATAGCTCGCACCCTAGGGTATTCTCCGATCTCTATAGGCAGGGTGATGCATCCTTCCGGCTCTATGCTATCTCCTGTGAATCCCGCAAGAGGTGTTCTCACTTGGTGCAGGTTCTCCTTGGTTAGTCCCAGCTTGGTGAAGGTTTCGAGATACATGACATTGACGCTGCTACCCGTGTCTACGAATACCCTTCGAACTGTGGCCCCGTTGACGTCCATTGCAATCAGGATGACGTCCCTGTGCGGGGTTGGCCCCTCGGGTAAGTCGTCATCTGAGAAGATAATGGGGTGTCTCCGGCCCTTTTTGGGCGGTGCTTTGTGCTGTCTCCATCGATAGGTTCCCCGCAAATCATGTGGATTACGAGTTTGTTGTGTTTTCTGCTACGATCGTCTTGCTCCTCTCGGGGCTCCCTTGCCATCCTAGGGGTCTCGGGTTGCACTTCAGCCTCCTGTCCCACGGGCCTTCTCTCCTGCCTGGGTCTCTCCGTTTGTCTTTGCCACTGATACGGCCATCGAGGCTGTCGGCCTCCCTGGGGCGGTCGTCCCATGTTTCGTTTGAGGGCTATTCTCTTTTCTATCAATCCCTCTAGTTCTTTCTGCAAGGTGGTGCACTCCTCCGTGCTATGGGTTGGGGATTCGTGGAATCTACAGTACTTCCCATGTCTTACCGGTATGTGGTTGACTACTGTCGCGGGGTTTTGTGGTNTCCAGATTCAATATTTAGGActataacattataaaattaatctcaaattcaaaattttgtttgattttttaaaattggtatccaaaatatttttagatatgtTTTCTTTGAGTTAAATATGtctaatatttttctttcaagTCTAATATAAGtgtattaatatttgatattcatACCAACTTTAtatgaaaatacaatatagaaaaaatgatactttttctCCTTGAATTATATACTTATAGCGTTTTTCTCTcataaattattcatatatttacATTAGCCacctcaaatattttaaaagtaacaATTTTTCTCCATGTTCTCTAAATGAACATTTTTACCGTACCCTTAAAAATAAAGGCACAACatgtatttcatttatttttgctttgcaacaaattattgcttatatgtgaGAATTAGAATAAATGCGAAAAATAGTAGAcacaatttgtaaatattataattataattttaatcaaatgttAGTAAAGGCACAACatgtatttcatttatttttgctttgcaacaaattattgcttatatgtgaGAATTAGAATAAATGCGAAAAATAGTAGACaccatttgtaaatattataattataattttaatcaaatgttagtaacattaatattataattataactaattagcgttaatgaattatttgtgtttaagtcTTAATTATATTCTGTTAGTAGCATTattaacttaaaattataattataatatttgcaaaTAGTGTCTGTTTTTTTTCGcatttgttggttttatgacttctgggtagtcaaaggcaggccaacactacctgttcGAATAGCGAGAACATAGGAAGTATGTAGGAAAATGTAgcgagagaatataggtattgtattgctcagaattgcttgTCCCTCTCTCCATGtgtggagggtctatttatacatattttgggcccaGAGCCCTACAAGGAGTAGGAGTCCTGGATCGCCCCATATTGGGACTCCCTGTTATATTCTAACTAATAGgccctaatcttgctaatatcACAAGTGTTAAGTTtaatccttatcgaactcttctgTCGCTTTGAGTTGATGGTCCTTCTTGGCTTTCTTGATCCGATTGCTTtcttgggccggtccatgtagtctaggcctagtgtattatccatcatccagtcccccactttcttggGACTTTGTGGATACGAAGTCTCTAGAAAGTATACTTGCTTTCTTGGGCTGGTCCATGTAGCCCatgcctagtgtattatccatcatccagtcctcCACTTTCTTGGGATTTTGTAAATACAAAGTCTCGGGAAAGTATAATTGTGTTTTCCTGTTTTGTTTGGTCTGCaaaattttacctttttttttttttttggacttcCACCACTATAAATACCTTACTCCCCCCTCATTTTCCACTTCTCCTTTCTCTCTAACCTCTCTCCTCCTTCCTTTCCCTCCATCCTTTTCCTCCTTCGTGCTCCACTGGTATgttttgtgctttttttttGCCTCTTCCTTTCCCTCCCTCCTATTTTCTACTATTCATTTCTTTATCCTTcatcatcatattttttttttgaaccgtTGGAAAAAATGCCTAGCTGACTGCCTTTCGTGCGGCGGCCGGCGACCGTCGATCGCCGGTAGTCAGCCCGGCTGACTGCCTCCTCACGCGAGACAGTCAGCCTCGGCTAATTGCCTCATGCGAGGCAGTCAGCCCTGTGGctgacgattttttttttttatttcttgggTTGTTTAGGCGATCGCTGCTGTTTCGGCCAACTGTAAGTGCTCTCGGGAGCGATC encodes:
- the LOC116029772 gene encoding uncharacterized protein LOC116029772, whose product is MDVNGATVRRVFVDTGSSVNVMYLETFTKLGLTKENLHQVRTPLAGFTGDSIEPEGCITLPIEIGEYPRVRAINMEFVVVDLKSAHNVILGRPGLEDLGAVVSLKHLYLKFRTLEGVGIARCDRQAARSCYLLTCRQIGSRDLQVQTITKRTTKEEARDRPEPAAELEEVALESSKPDQRFRIGKGLTEETRSDILRTLQEYRILFAWGLEDMPGIDPSVITHRLSVDPAVRPIVQRKRHLAANRREFVKKEVATLLEIGHLREVVYPAWLANVVLVPKPPAWRMCVDYTDLNKACPKDPFPIPRIDQLVDQTVGCALLSFMDAFRGYHQIFMDDKDEEKTTFLTPDGVYCYKVMPFGLKNTGATFTRMVAKVFHSLLGKTMEAYVDDLLVKSKEETEHAMDLRACFELMKKYNLRLNPKKCAFGVRGSKFLGYMVSQRGIEPNPEKVRAILDMQPPTSVLEIQKLTGRLAALSRFLSRSAKRSLPFFEVIKRREGFECTQECKNSFEELKTYLLSPPLLAEPQEGESLYLYMTVSERALSSVLVREEGTQHPVYYVSKLLRGAETRYTPLEKMAYALFTTTRKLVPYFQAHPIEVLTDQPLAGILRNPMSSGRMMKWAIELTQYGIEYRPRPSIKAQALADFIVECTTQDRRGKTNNDAPDEWWELNADGAASAKHCGGGIMLTTPEGFKVYYSLEYQFKVSNNEAEYEAVIGGIRLAVALGARNLRIKTDSRLVVGQIKGTFETRGENLKMYKDVTEGLLEKLKAHEIQHVPRIENVEADLRSKISLGGIPRHLSQVCRKEIIYAPSTESLVVASVTSAGVPPLPKWMEELTNYITKGELPLDPTQAAKIKRRAPAYRLEGSQLYKKSFGGPLLKCLQPSEAEQVIEEAHKGICAAHQGANTLARKLLIQGYYWPNMVHDCIQKVQNCQTCQKFAEKQGRPATFYTPVTTAIPFAKWGVDLLGPLPQAPGRHKYCIVAIDYFTKWMEVEPLHTKVSVAYLQANGQVENANRTIMDGLKKRIEEERGAWVDQLDYILWAYRTTPRRATGETPFSLTYDFEAKVPIEVLSPTDKTLHYEDQANEQMMQLEKNFLEERRDVAQCRMVEYQRAVKKYHDARVKPKYFDLGDLVLRDRQASQPSQGRKVAKNWEGPYRIAAIVRPSTYKLETMEGKFS